One genomic segment of Musa acuminata AAA Group cultivar baxijiao chromosome BXJ3-3, Cavendish_Baxijiao_AAA, whole genome shotgun sequence includes these proteins:
- the LOC135632996 gene encoding ribokinase-like gives MNSLTRGPLLSSSPRQQRRSQWWNAEHPHPTTERPIPARLSFAAFSSSSPAGAAAISVSAAKPVVVVGSANADIYVEIDRLPLEGETIAARAGQTLAGGKGANQACCGGRLDYPTYFVGQIGDDAHGRLIEDALRGGGVRLDRLARVSSAPTGHAVVMLQSDGQNAIIIVGGANMSCWPEDPRDEDLEVVRSAGVLLLQREIPDRVNIQVAQAAKGAGVPVILDAGGKEGPVPVELIKLVDIFSPNETELARLTGMPTETFEQISHAAKRIHEKAVKKVLVKLGANGSALFIEGEDPIVQPIIPASEVLDTTGAGDTFTAAFAVALVECKPMKECLKFAAAAASLCVQVKGAIPSMPDRAAVVELLQSLQADAATK, from the exons ATGAACTCGTTAACTCGAGGCCCCCTCCTTTCTTCTTCCCCGCGGCAGCAGCGCCGCAGCCAGTGGTGGAACGCCGAGCACCCTCACCCCACCACCGAACGTCCCATCCCAGCCCGCCTCTCCTTTGccgccttctcctcctcttcccccgCCGGCGCCGCCGCCATCTCCGTCTCGGCGGCGAAGCCGGTGGTGGTCGTGGGCTCCGCCAACGCCGACATCTACGTCGAGATCGACCGCCTCCCCCTTGAGGGCGAGACAATCGCCGCCCGCGCCGGGCAGACGCTCGCGGGAGGAAAGGGCGCCAACCAGGCCTGTTGCGGCGGCCGCCTTGACTACCCTACTTACTTCGTCGGCCAGATCGGAGACGACGCCCATGGGCGCCTTATCGAGGATGCCCTCCGTGGCGGCGGCGTCCGCCTCGACCGCCTCGCGCGGGTGTCCAGCGCGCCCACCGGCCATGCCGTAGTGATGCTGCAGTCCGACGGGCAGAACGCCATCATCATCGTCGGCGGGGCCAACATGAGCTGCTGGCCCGAGGATCCCCGCGACGAGGACTTGGAGGTCGTCCGTAGTGCCGGAGTGCTGCTGCTGCAGCGCGAGATCCCCGATCGTGTCAATATCCAGGTCGCTCAG GCTGCAAAAGGTGCAGGAGTTCCTGTTATTCTAGATGCTGGAGGGAAGGAAGGTCCTGTTCCTGTTGAACTCATAAAGCTTGTGGATATTTTCAGCCCAAATGAAACAGAGTTAGCACGTTTGACAGGAATGCCAACAGAGACTTTTGAACAGATCAGCCATGCTGCAAAAAGAATCCATGAGAAG GCCGTCAAGAAAGTCCTAGTGAAACTTGGGGCAAACGGTTCAGCTCTATTTATTGAAGGGGAAGATCCAATCGTACAACCCATCATACCTGCTTCAGAAGTTCTTGATACCACGGGAGCCGGTGATACCTTCACTGCTGCATTTGCTGTGGCTCTTGTTGAGTGCAAGCCCATGAAAGAATGCTTGAAATTTGCCG CTGCCGCAGCTTCACTCTGTGTTCAAGTTAAGGGGGCCATCCCAAGCATGCCTGACAGAGCTGCAGTTGTCGAGCTTCTACAGTCTCTCCAAGCTGATGCTGCTACAAAGTGA
- the LOC103974353 gene encoding WRKY transcription factor 28, giving the protein MSGDEADHYGRRHDHFPFHGEPSSVSPQKPGSSSSGAANGLQVSDLKTLSPFLSFTDYLHDSPVDFHNLVPAFDDTSPRSHLLGGAHEPCELLAGGDGTAPVTPNSSMTSSSTEAAGEEDLGARKTDRPKQEEGEEKQAAGGEEGRDKFKKVNKPRKKGERRQREPRIAFMTKSEVDHLEDGYRWRKYGQKAVKNSPYPRSYYRCTAPKCNVKKRVERSYQDSSVVVTTYEGQHTHHSPVNLRLAPPPPTTSFRGDLLSHQPSPMNSNINQQAEGHGLLQDIVPTLIHSKQRQ; this is encoded by the exons ATGTCCGGAGACGAGGCCGACCACTATGGCCGCCGCCATGATCACTTCCCTTTCCACGGTGAACCGTCGTCGGTGTCGCCGCAGAAGccgggcagcagcagcagcggtgcAGCCAACGGTCTGCAGGTTTCCGACCTCAAAACGCTATCGCCGTTCCTGAGCTTCACCGACTACCTCCACGACTCGCCGGTGGACTTCCACAATCTGGTTCCGGCCTTCGATGACACGAGCCCTAGGTCACACCTGCTCGGCGGTGCACATGAGCCGTGTGAATTGTTGGCGGGCGGCGACGGCACGGCTCCGGTGACTCCCAACTCCTCGATGACTTCGTCGTCGACGGAAGCGGCAGGGGAAGAAGACTTGGGTGCCCGCAAGACGGATCGGCCGAAgcaggaggagggagaggagaagCAGGCAGCAGGGGGTGAAGAAGGGCGTGACAAGTTCAAGAAAGT GAACAAGCCAAGGAAGAAAGGCGAGAGAAGGCAGAGGGAGCCACGGATTGCATTCATGACCAAGAGCGAGGTTGATCATCTCGAAGACGGATATAGATGGAGGAAGTACGGGCAGAAGGCAGTCAAGAACAGCCCATATCCCAG AAGCTACTACCGGTGCACGGCGCCCAAGTGCAACGTGAAGAAGAGAGTGGAGAGATCGTATCAGGATTCGTCGGTCGTGGTCACCACCTACGAAGGGCAGCACACTCATCACAGCCCAGTCAATCTTCGCTTAGCGCCACCTCCACCGACGACGAGCTTTCGCGGCGACCTGCTGTCGCATCAGCCGTCCCCCATGAACAGTAACATTAACCAGCAGGCCGAAGGCCATGGTCTCTTGCAAGACATCGTCCCTACTCTCATCCACAGCAAGCAGCGACAGTAA